The Salminus brasiliensis chromosome 8, fSalBra1.hap2, whole genome shotgun sequence genome has a window encoding:
- the slc25a6 gene encoding ADP/ATP translocase 3: MADYAISFAKDFLAGGVAAAISKTAVAPIERVKLLLQVQHASKQISADKQYKGIIDCVVRIPKEQGFASFWRGNLANVIRYFPTQALNFAFKDKYKQIFLGGVDKHTQFWRYFAGNLASGGAAGATSLCFVYPLDFARTRLAADVGKAGSTREFSGLGDCLTKIFRSDGLRGLYQGFNVSVQGIIIYRAAYFGVYDTAKGMLPDPKNTHIMVSWMIAQSVTAVAGVVSYPFDTVRRRMMMQSGRKGADIMYTGTLDCWRKIARDEGTKAFFKGAWSNVLRGMGGAFVLVLYDEFKKYV, encoded by the exons ATGGCCGACTACGCCATATCTTTCGCGAAAGACTTTTTAGCCGGCGGAGTGGCGGCTGCCATTTCTAAAACAGCCGTAGCTCCTATCGAGAgggtgaagctgctgctgcag GTGCAGCATGCCAGCAAGCAGATCAGTGCCGACAAACAGTACAAAGGAATTATCGACTGCGTGGTGAGGATTCCCAAAGAGCAAGGCTTTGCCTCCTTCTGGCGTGGCAATTTGGCCAACGTCATCCGCTACTTCCCCACACAAGCCCTCAACTTCGCCTTTAAGGACAAATACAAACAGATCTTCTTGGGCGGTGTAGACAAGCACACACAGTTCTGGCGTTACTTTGCTGGAAACCTGGCATCTGGAGGTGCAGCAGGAGCCACTTCCCTTTGCTTTGTGTATCCCCTCGACTTCGCCCGTACCCGACTGGCAGCTGATGTCGGCAAAGCTGGCTCTACTAGAGAATTCTCAGGGCTGGGTGACTGCCTGACCAAGATCTTCAGGTCTGACGGATTGCGAGGCCTGTACCAGGGCTTTAACGTGTCCGTGCAGGGCATCATTATCTACCGAGCAGCTTACTTCGGCGTCTATGACACAGCGAAAG GCATGCTTCCTGACCCTAAGAACACCCACATTATGGTCAGCTGGATGATTGCACAGAGTGTGACGGCAGTGGCTGGCGTAGTCTCTTACCCTTTCGACACTGTGAGGCGTCGCATGATGATGCAGTCTGGTCGCAAAGGAG CGGATATTATGTACACTGGGACCCTTGACTGCTGGAGGAAGATCGCGCGTGACGAGGGCACCAAAGCGTTCTTCAAAGGGGCTTGGTCCAATGTTCTCCGAGGCATGGGAGGGGCGTTTGTGCTTGTGTTGTATGACGAGTTCAAGAAGTATGTTTAA